Proteins encoded in a region of the Perca fluviatilis chromosome 6, GENO_Pfluv_1.0, whole genome shotgun sequence genome:
- the clip1a gene encoding CAP-Gly domain-containing linker protein 1 isoform X2: MSTARPSGIKGPSKIARPPGTAAPKTNPSTAGAKAAAADKSAASASGGDAGESAGEIFQIGERVWVNGNKPGYIQFLGEAQFAPGQWAGIVLDEPIGKNDGSVAGVRYFQCEALRGIFTRPSKLSRTEGEANGTETAPPSRAASPTPSVGSVSSHTPATKSTSPTTATKKASSTAPATPVTPSSNLPRTNSESVSNLSETGSVKKGERELKMGDRVLVGGTKAGVVRFLGETDFAKGEWCGVELDEPLGKNDGAVAGTRYFQCQPKYGLFAPVHKVTRIGFPSTTPAKAKTTVRKVVATPSGLKRSPSASSISTMSSVASSVSAKPSRTGLLTETSSRYNRKISGTTALQEALKEKQQHIEQLMAERDMERAEVAKATGHVGEMEQEIGLLRVDQEQMEAKMDQLRALVEAADKDKVELLNQLEEERRKVEDLQFRVEEACITKGDLESNFNTVGLDYSLSSQTQTRLEHAHIKELEQSLLFEKTKAEKLQRELEDTRVATVSERSRIMDLERDLSLRTREVADLQLRLGTQQGSEDSNSTVSPLLEEINSLRDQLASQEAKQKEELKKYKEKLEAQEKTHSEAAAQVQATSIRLSGDNEQLQMRLSHAEKENADIIELWRSKLESAIASHQQAMEELKVSSSKGSGAQTEQLIETKSALEKLNIEHKLALEEAGAKHEADAAAWTREKQALKAQLLSLIEDKEQLEESLRSSVERAEEQHLVEMEDVLGKLHAAELTVKELEEKEGMSAQQAQDKDRQTKEQMSEIVALRSQVAQSNQELGTLKSQLEMIQSQGNNQGAMVSELSSQLEGRQQEVLSLQQSLTTVQQEKDILEQELGGLKQRLAESTDEQTKSSNTMQETLEKLSKKKEQCTSLTTESESLRSQLSGLERKLKAADERLEQLSKDKFKLENDISDMMKTSGDSSVQLTKMNEDLIQKERRLEELQSQLSEEKEKAVHLNEQLQQEQSRREQELKETRDTHQSQISSLQDKIANLEKTVKQGETLVEELKASQEKSLSQASELHVKELEVLQCQVDKWKQELSSSTDKTQELEKLVSELQPYKEQVQCLSAELDSNKHDVEHLSKKLEKQSLDLENMCKECEDVKAEKGKLEKHLSDVQTKLSALEISHQELSVQNEELRITRDKLSKHQEDLLANNKCSDEERISLSKELEKLKYLLQEVQAENNNLKNAKGEHQAQIEELQRQNSEKNDLLLKHQQDIQQIEAKNKQLHDDYENVCKEKHQLEDNFNESRSKLTCEKDNLILERDSARNAKKSLDAKNAELQAKLKSLKLEKEDLTMKNTQLQALTETLTNEKVAMSSEINAVVLEKKSLEMVKEELQNKLSVTKKDLESSVRECDELKASKMSLAQMLEEFKTSSQVTDSERLHLLQEKEDLLAIQRKVCNEKEELLGELEELKEKLTVSTEKLSKSKEKFKEALSSFEQEKQAFRLQNSEIEMALHVIRKEKMSLDSALEQQKMDYERLAGEKGELEEKHTKTISENNALSLERDKLASEIRTNEDQLDSYSRANDSFIQDKSHLTAMLEETKHQKDKVEAEMASLKREKADLQNELQKHNSDIEILEKGKTELVQEHSKLKMEFEKANSELVQQVDNLTKDCHRLQLLQTEADNKAHSLQKENQGLLQEIQELKCQTESITGAKHLLETQLQAESSDRNKAISDKDGLSKQIKELQKTLSKVSQENKDISSSLTNANEQKKSFMVDIEALKMQLMQREQETIQLIEDKKQLFSKLEDIGKQMTVLTTEKEDLLAGQCKLEQNISSLHTSQENWLTERSKLLGEIEKLHASQTQLEVDVQGLQTDKELLEKQCKNAVAEVSASAVVKEEISSSISNLTAQKDALKVERDEATQQIRQLESQLKNAISKQLEASEASGKTAEALEQLTKEKASLMQEKNEAQSLLEELRSAKQKMETQLKTLKKDNSKYQEDLNVSKEQLCIETQRTESLCQENEELKEVVTVKTQSLQMLQDENNKLTREIDNSHKEQSELVKLKDEHSKLKKQLKQSLPNNAFSESSLKEQFEKEKAALQQSIHKNSAFISEKEQQVEKLMSELIGLRGESASVETLQGTIQALERDKANLQGRVQRLEKDLAAGPDTNKSSGDAVLDQLREDKETAESQIEFLNSVIIDLQRKNEELKDKLEKMAAAALNGNNPSELDNYDGHDKEPVKKKAPPRLFCDICDCFDLHDTEDCPTQMQMPDSPPHTTYHGNKGEERSYCDICEVFGHWTESCNDDQTF; this comes from the exons ATGAGCACAGCCAGGCCCAGTGGGATCAAAGGGCCCAGCAAGATAGCTAGGCCACCTGGGACAGCAGCCCCCAAGACCAACCCCAGCACAG CGGGAGCTAAAGCTGCTGCGGCCGACAAATCAGCTGCAAGTGCCAGTGGAGGAGATGCCGGGGAGAGTGCTGGGGAGATCTTTCAGATTGGGGAGCGAGTATGGGTAAATGGGAATAAGCCAGGCTACATACAGTTTCTGGGAGAGGCACAGTTTGCTCCAGGACAGTGGGCAGGGATTGTTCTGGATGAGCCAATTGGGAAGAATGATGGGTCGGTGGCAGGGGTGCGCTACTTCCAGTGTGAAGCCCTGCGAGGAATTTTTACCCGCCCATCCAAGTTGTCTCGCACAGAGGGGGAGGCTAACGGAACTGAGACAGCACCCCCCTCCCGTGCTGCATCACCCACTCCTTCAGTTGGCAGCGTATCCTCGCATACACCTGCCACAAAATCAACATCACCTACCACTGCAACCAAGAAGGCCTCCTCCACTGCACCAGCTACGCCAGTTACACCATCCTCCAACCTCCCACGCACAAACAGTGAATCTGTCTCCAACCTCTCTGAGACTGGGTCAGTCAAGAAGGGGGAAAGGGAGCTGAAGATGGGTGACAGAGTATTG GTTGGTGGTACAAAGGCAGGAGTGGTACGTTTCCTCGGAGAAACAGATTTTGCCAAAGGCGAGTGGTGTGGTGTGGAATTGGATGAGCCCTTAGGAAAGAATGACGGGGCAGTGGCAGGCACAAG ATATTTTCAGTGCCAACCCAAGTATGGTTTATTTGCTCCAGTGCACAAAGTCACACGCATTGGCTTCCCTTCCACCACGCCAGCCAAAGCAAAAACAACGGTTCGGAAAGTAGTGGCCACACCATCAGGGCTAAAGCGAAGCCCTAGCGCCTCCTCCATCAGTACCATGAGCTCTGTGGCATCCTCTGTCAGTGCCAAGCCCAGCCGCACAGGCCTG CTAACAGAGACATCATCACGGTATAATCGTAAGATTTCAGGCACCACAGCCCTGCAGGAGGCCCTAAAGGAGAAGCAGCAGCACATTGAGCAGCTAATGGCTGAGAGGGATATGGAGAGAGCTGAAGTTGCCAAGGCCACTGGCCATGTTGGAGAGATGGAGCAAGAAATTGGCCTGCTGAGGGTTGATCAGGAGCAG ATGGAGGCCAAGATGGATCAGTTGCGTGCCTTGGTAGAAGCTGCAGACAAAGACAAAGTGGAGCTGCTGAATCAGCTGGAGGAGGAGCGTAG GAAGGTGGAGGACCTTCAGTTCCGCGTAGAAGAAGCTTGCATTACCAAAGGAGACCTGGAG AGTAATTTTAATACAGTAGGCTTGGATTACTCATTGTCTTCTCAA ACGCAGACCAGACTGGAGCATGCCCACATTAAGGAGCTTGAACAGAGCCTACTCTTTGAAAAGACCAAAGCTGAGAAACTCCAAAGAGAGTTAGAAGACACTAGG GTTGCTACTGTGTCGGAAAGATCTCGTATTATGGACCTTGAGAGGGACCTTTCACTGCGAACAAGAGAGGTAGCAGACCTGCAGCTGCGTCTTGGGACCCAACAGGGCTCTGAGGACTCAAACTCTACGGTTTCTCCCCTTCTGGAAGAAATAAACTCTCTGAGAGATCAGTTGGCTTCCCAAGAAGCTAAGCAGAAAGAAGAGCTGAAAAAGTACAAGGAGAAGCTTGAAGCTCAAGAAAAGACCCATAGTGAGGCAGCTGCCCAGGTTCAAGCTACATCTATAAGGCTCTCTGGTGACAACGAGCAGTTGCAGATGCGCTTAAGCCATGCTGAGAAGGAGAATGCTGACATTATTGAACTGTGGCGTTCCAAGTTGGAGTCTGCAATTGCCTCTCACCAGCAAGCCATGGAGGAGCTAAAGGTGTCCTCCAGCAAAGGCTCAGGTGCCCAGACAGAACAACTTATCGAAACCAAAAGTGCTCTAGAGAAGCTGAACATAGAGCACAAGTTGGCTCTTGAGGAGGCTGGAGCCAAACATGAGGCTGATGCTGCAGCTTGGACTCGGGAGAAGCAGGCACTGAAGGCACAGCTGTTGTCTTTGATTGAGGACAAGGAGCAACTGGAGGAGTCCCTACGGTCCAGTGTTGAAAGAGCAGAGGAGCAGCACCTTGTGGAGATGGAGGATGTTCTTGGAAAACTTCATGCTGCCGAACTTACGGTGAAGGAGCTTGAGGAGAAAGAAGGGATGTCGGCACAGCAGGCCCAAGACAAGGACCGACAAACCAAAGAACAGATGTCAGAAATTGTGGCTCTGCGCAGCCAAGTAGCACAAAGTAACCAGGAGCTTGGGACCCTGAAGAGTCAATTAGAGATGATTCAGAGCCAAGGGAACAACCAGGGTGCCATG GTTAGTGAATTGAGCTCACAGTTGGAGGGCCGACAGCAGGAAGTCCTCTCTTTACAGCAGAGTCTGACAACTGTACAGCAGGAGAAGGACATCCTGGAACAAGAACTTGGAGGCCTG AAACAAAGGTTGGCTGAAAGCACAGATGAGCAGACTAAATCATCAAACACTATGCAAG aAACACTTGAGAAGCTCAGTAAGAAAAAAGAGCAGTGCACATCTCTGACCACAGAATCAGAGTCTCTTAGAAGTCAACTTTCCG GGCTGGAGAGAAAGCTGAAGGCTGCAGATGAACGGCTTGAGCAGCTTTCAAAGGACAAATTCAAGCTGGAAAATGATATTTCAGACATGATGAAGACATCCGGTGATAGTTCAGTACAGCTGACCAAAATGAATGAAGATCTCATACAGAAAGAAAG GAGGCTTGAGGAGTTACAGAGTCAACTatcagaggagaaggagaaggcgGTGCACTTGAATGAACAACTCCAGCAGGAACAGTCCCGCAGAGAGCAGGAGCTGAAAGAGACCAGAGATACACATCAGTCTCAAATAAGTAGCCTTCAGGACAAGATTGCTAACTTG GAGAAGACTGTTAAACAGGGTGAGACTCTGGTTGAGGAGCTCAAGGCCTCACAGGAGAAATCCTTGTCTCAGGCTTCAGAGCTCCATGTGAAGGAACTTGAGGTTCTGCAATGTCAGGTTGACAAGTGGAAGCAGGAGCTCTCCTCCTCCACGGACAAAACCCAGGAGCTGGAGAAGTTGGTATCTGAGCTGCAGCCATACAAGGAACAAGTTCAG TGTCTTTCTGCTGAGCTTGACTCCAACAAGCATGATGTTGAACATTTGTCCAAAAAACTGGAAAAGCAGAGTCTAGATCTGGAAAATATGTGTAAGGAATGTGAGGATGTAAAGGCTGAGAAAGGCAAACTGGAGAAACATCTTTCAGATGTGCAGACTAAGCTCTCTGCCCTTGAGATTAGTCACCAAGAACTTTCAGTCCAGAATGAAGAACTGCGAATAACCAGAGATAAGCTTTCAAAACATCAAGAGGACCTACTTGCCAACAACAAGTGCTCCGATGAAGAAAGGATTTCATTGAGTAAGGAGTTGGAGAAGCTGAAATATCTTCTTCAGGAAGTTCAGGCTGAAAACAACAACCTGAAAAATGCTAAAGGTGAACACCAGGCTCAAATTGAGGAGCTTCAAAGACAAAATTCAGAGAAGAATGACTTGCTCCTAAAGCATCAGCAGGACATCCAGCAAATTGAGGCTAAAAACAAGCAACTACATGAcgattatgaaaatgtttgcaaAGAGAAACACCAGCTTGAAGACAACTTCAATGAAAGCAGGTCAAAGCTCACATGTGAGAAGGACAATCTCATTTTAGAGAGAGATTCTgccagaaatgccaaaaaatctCTTGATGCCAAGAATGCAGAGTTGCAGGCAAAACTTAAGTCATTGAAATTAGAAAAAGAAGATCTTACAATGAAGAACACCCAGCTGCAGGCCCTCACAGAAACCCTTACTAATGAGAAGGTGGCGATGTCTTCTGAAATCAATGCTGTCGTTTTGGAGAAAAAGAGCCTTGAGATGGTGAAGGAGGAGCTCCAGAATAAACTCAGTGTTACCAAGAAAGATTTAGAGAGCTCTGTCCGTGAATGTGATGAACTTAAAGCCTCCAAAATGAGCCTGGCCCAAATGCTGGAAGAGTTCAAAACAAGCAGTCAGGTGACTGATTCTGAGAGGCTTCACCTTCTGCAGGAGAAAGAAGACTTACTTGCGATCCAAAGAAAAGTCTGTAATGAGAAGGAAGAGCTCCTTGGAGAGCTAGAAGAGTTAAAAGAGAAGCTTACAGTCTCAACAGAAAAACTATCAAAGTCCAAGGAGAAATTTAAAGAAGCATTATCATCTTTTGAGCAAGAAAAGCAAGCATTTCGCCTTCAGAATTCTGAAATTGAGATGGCTCTACATGTTATACGCAAAGAAAAGATGAGCCTGGATTCAGCACTAGAGCAGCAGAAGATGGATTATGAGCGTTTGGCAGGAGAGAAGGGAGAATTGGAAGAGAAGCACACAAAAACCATATCTGAAAATAATGCTCTTTCTCTTGAGCGCGATAAGCTAGCTAGTGAGATCCGAACAAATGAGGACCAGTTGGATAGTTACTCCAGAGCTAATGACAGCTTTATTCAAGATAAGTCTCATTTAACAGCAATGCTAGAGGAAACCAAACACCAGAAAGACAAAGTTGAAGCAGAGATGGCCTCTTTGAAACGAGAAAAGGCTGACCTACAAAATGAGCTGCAGAAACATAACTCTGATATTGAAATTCTTGAAAAGGGCAAAACCGAACTTGTTCAAGAGCACAGTAAACTAAAAATGGAGTTTGAGAAGGCTAATTCAGAGCTTGTCCAACAGGTTGATAATCTTACCAAAGATTGTCACCGTCTGCAATTGTTGCAGACTGAAGCTGACAACAAAGCACATTCCTTGCAGAAAGAGAACCAGGGTCTGCTTCAGGAGATCCAGGAGTTAAAATGTCAGACTGAATCAATAACAGGGGCCAAGCACCTTCTTGAGACCCAGCTACAGGCAGAGTCCAGTGATCGGAATAAAGCGATATCTGACAAGGATGGTCTCTCCAAACAAATTAAGGAGCTGCAGAAAACGTTGTCAAAAGTTTCACAAgaaaataaagatatttcttCTAGCCTTACGAATGCTAATGAGCAAAAGAAGTCTTTTATGGTGGATATTGAGGCTTTGAAAATGCAATTAATGCAGCGAGAGCAAGAAACTATTCAGTTGATAGAAGATAAAAAACAGCTATTCTCTAAGCTTGAGGATATAGGCAAGCAGATGACCGTCCTGACCACAGAGAAGGAAGACCTTTTAGCTGGACAGTGTAAACTGGAGCAGAACATTTCTTCTCTCCACACAAGCCAAGAAAATTGGCTCACTGAACGGTCAAAACTCCTTGGAGAGATAGAAAAGTTGCACGCTAGCCAGACCCAACTAGAGGTTGATGTCCAGGGCCTACAAACCGATAAAGAACTTTTGGAAAAGCAATGCAAGAATGCTGTTGCAGAGGTATCTGCTTCTGCCGTTGTGAAAGAAGAGATTTCCTCCAGCATCTCAAATCTAACCGCTCAGAAGGATGCCCTAaaggtggagagagatgaagccACCCAGCAAATCAGGCAGCTGGAGTCCCAACTAAAAAATGCCATTTCTAAGCAGCTTGAG GCTTCAGAGGCCTCTGGCAAGACTGCTGAGGCTCTGGAACAGCTGACAAAAGAGAAGGCCAGTTTGATGCAGGAGAAGAACGAAGCCCAATCTCTATTGGAAGAGCTCCGGAGCGCCAAGCAGAAGATGGAGACACAG CTGAAAACATTGAAGAAAGATAATTCCAAGTACCAGGAAGATCTGAATGTATCCAAAGAGCAGCTTTGCATAGAAACTCAGAGGACTGAGAGTCTGTGCCAGGAAAA TGAGGAGCTTAAAGAAGTTGTTACTGTGAAGACACAGTCCCTGCAGATGCTGCAAGATGAGAACAACAAGCTGACTCGGGAGATTGATAACAGTCACAAAGAGCAGAGTGAACTTGTGAAG ctcAAGGATGAGCactcaaaactcaaaaaacagttgaagcaaag CCTGCCAAATAATGCCTTCAG TGAGAGCAGCTTGAAGGAGCAGTTTGAGAAGGAGAAGGCTGCCCTCCAACAGTCCATCCATAAAAACAGTGCCTTCATTTCAGAAAAGGAGCAGCAGGTGGAAAAGCTGATGAGCGAG CTGATTGGACTGCGTGGGGAAAGTGCCTCAGTTGAGACACTGCAGGGTACAATTCAGGCCTTGGAGCGGGACAAGGCTAATCTACAGGGCCGTGTTCAAAGACTGGAGAAGGACCTGGCTGCAGGGCCTGACACCAACAAGTCCTCAG GTGATGCAGTTTTGGACCAACTAAGGGAGGATAAGGAGACTGCAGAGAGTCAG ATTGAGTTCCTGAATTCAGTCATCATTGACCTCCAGAGGAAGAATGAGGAACTCAAGGACAAACTGGAGAAAATGGCAGCTGCTGCTCTCAATGGGAATAATCCAAGTGAGCTGGATAACTATGACGG ACATGACAAGGAACCCGTGAAGAAGAAGGCTCCTCCTAGGTTGTTCTGTGACATCTGCGACTGCTTCGACCTCCATGACACCGAGGACTGTCCCACACAAATGCAGATGCCCGACTCCCCTCCACACACCACCTACCACGGCAATAAGGGCGAAGAACGGTCCTACTGCGATATCTGTGAGGTCTTTGGCCACTGGACCGAATCCTGTAATGACGACCAGACCTTTTAA